A genomic segment from Streptomyces sp. NBC_00459 encodes:
- a CDS encoding CHAP domain-containing protein codes for MPSITKPGSIRTPARRAATLLLISALAGGALTAESVSAAASAAPSSVSPTASALQNAIVAKAQQQVSISPRNREKAGNCNYYSAVATDPKSGTVGNCTKVNGLQWRTNNWCADFIRYVWKNSGARTKNTDAFAGSFYRARNSIGTWHARGSYVPKIGDAVLYDWDGSTPSLGNNGWDVDHIGIVVAYNSSTKKLTTVEGNTTKTGSGGAEGVYKRTNRYNTKAGDVVGYVTPKKR; via the coding sequence ATGCCCAGCATCACCAAGCCCGGTTCAATCAGGACGCCCGCGCGGCGCGCCGCCACTCTCCTCCTGATCTCGGCCCTCGCGGGCGGAGCGCTGACCGCGGAGTCGGTGTCGGCCGCGGCCTCGGCCGCGCCGTCGTCGGTGTCGCCGACGGCGTCGGCGCTTCAGAACGCCATCGTCGCCAAGGCCCAGCAGCAGGTGTCCATCTCGCCGCGCAACCGCGAGAAGGCCGGCAACTGCAACTACTACAGCGCGGTCGCCACCGACCCGAAGAGCGGCACGGTCGGCAACTGCACGAAGGTCAACGGGCTGCAGTGGCGCACCAACAACTGGTGCGCCGACTTCATCCGCTACGTCTGGAAGAACTCCGGCGCCAGGACGAAGAACACCGACGCGTTCGCCGGCTCGTTCTACCGGGCCCGCAACTCCATCGGCACGTGGCACGCGCGGGGTTCCTACGTCCCGAAGATCGGCGACGCGGTCCTCTACGACTGGGACGGCAGCACGCCGAGCCTCGGGAACAACGGCTGGGACGTCGACCACATCGGCATCGTCGTCGCGTACAACAGCAGCACCAAGAAGCTGACGACCGTCGAGGGCAACACCACCAAGACCGGCTCCGGCGGCGCGGAAGGTGTCTACAAGCGAACGAACCGGTACAACACCAAGGCCGGTGACGTCGTCGGCTACGTGACGCCGAAGAAGCGGTAA
- a CDS encoding AfsR/SARP family transcriptional regulator: MDLEYRLLGPVEAWSGGHRLALGGPKPRALLAALLLRPGRTVSADALIDMVWGDQPPDTARGLIQTYVSGLRRALPAGTDPDTESDTGPGAAMCADPIETRPPGYLLHADGARIDLADFERLTARGRDRAAFGDHRAASQLLREALELWRGSALGGVGDALRVEAGRLEEARQAALEDRISADLATPGHEQNLAAELTALVGGHPTRERLRGQLMLALYRLDRQADALTVYAEGRAVLADELGIDPGPKLRRLYEAILRSDEKLMPVPSTTSPRGAARTDGTAGGADNRTADGTDGEAADGTDDRKADDDNALGEGRIGTRADAVTLPRASLLPPAIGDFTGRSAQLAEVQALLSGPREAMPIAVVSGPGGVGKSAFAVQVAHRLAAAYPDGQLYAELHGFSDPVPPAEVLGRLLRALGADPPEGLAERGDLFRSLVARRRILLVLDDAGSEAQIRPLLPGSASCGVLITSRARLAGLGGEDLTQLDVLDEGLGIELLARIAGDAHIRREPEAARRIVALCGGLPLALRIAGARLATRSHWTPSGLAERLADERRRLDELTVGDLEVRSGLGLSYDALDTPARTALRRLGLLGASDVAPWVLAALLGIPEAECGEDIVEQLIDAQLLHFTGTDRAGQPRFGLHDLVRVYAAERAEAEDPHTERAAALGRALGGWLWLTGRAAAAAPSGEVVLQDPRTLWPVGDRAAGPALADPARWFESESGAITVAVERAAAMDLPALACEAAATLCSSAYLVSNRFDAWSRTHEAALAAVRRAEDRAGEARLLVGLGHLRYEQDDFTASVGHFRQAAVLCAGLGDTRGHATALAGLGGAYREQGRLRDSVRELTRAIDDFRRLDDPAGLGVACRYVALAHLELGEFTAVTDRLEEALAAYRRLGSRRGEALALRTYGMLHRARGDYATADELLGRSLTLLREFGDDLMSAYAAQARAKARLRLGRTVEAAADLAGLLDVCRRYGDRYGEALVLRTIGECALAAGELTDADIHLSASAALWGALSLPLPRARTLRSLAALRTALGDEREAAALRAEAGGVFTAYEAREARESWEAREPDSS, encoded by the coding sequence TTGGACCTGGAATACCGTCTGCTCGGCCCGGTCGAGGCCTGGTCCGGCGGACACCGTCTCGCGCTGGGCGGCCCCAAACCCCGGGCCCTGCTCGCCGCGCTGCTGCTCCGGCCCGGACGGACGGTCTCGGCCGACGCGCTGATCGACATGGTCTGGGGGGACCAGCCTCCGGACACGGCACGCGGACTGATCCAGACGTACGTCTCGGGGCTGCGGCGCGCGCTCCCCGCCGGCACCGATCCGGACACTGAATCGGACACCGGCCCGGGTGCGGCCATGTGCGCCGATCCGATCGAGACCCGCCCGCCCGGCTATCTCCTCCACGCGGACGGTGCCCGGATCGACCTCGCGGACTTCGAACGGCTCACCGCGCGGGGCCGGGACCGCGCGGCCTTCGGCGACCACCGTGCCGCCTCCCAACTCCTGCGCGAAGCACTGGAGTTGTGGCGCGGCTCGGCCCTCGGCGGGGTCGGCGACGCGCTGCGGGTCGAGGCGGGGCGGCTGGAGGAGGCACGGCAGGCCGCCCTGGAGGACCGGATCTCCGCCGACCTGGCGACGCCGGGCCACGAACAGAACCTGGCCGCCGAACTGACCGCCCTGGTCGGCGGCCACCCCACCCGGGAGCGGCTGCGCGGCCAACTGATGCTCGCCCTCTACCGGTTGGACCGCCAGGCCGACGCGCTCACGGTGTACGCCGAGGGGCGCGCCGTACTCGCCGACGAACTGGGCATCGACCCCGGTCCGAAACTCCGGAGGCTGTACGAGGCCATCCTGCGGTCGGACGAGAAGCTGATGCCGGTCCCCTCCACGACCTCACCCAGGGGTGCCGCGAGGACCGACGGAACTGCCGGCGGTGCTGACAACAGGACTGCCGACGGGACTGACGGCGAGGCTGCCGACGGGACTGACGACCGGAAAGCCGACGACGACAACGCCCTGGGGGAAGGCCGCATCGGCACCCGGGCCGATGCGGTGACACTTCCCCGCGCCTCCCTCCTCCCGCCCGCCATAGGCGACTTCACCGGCCGTTCGGCCCAACTCGCCGAAGTACAGGCCCTGTTGTCCGGCCCCCGCGAGGCCATGCCGATCGCTGTCGTGTCCGGCCCCGGCGGCGTCGGAAAGTCCGCGTTCGCCGTGCAGGTCGCGCACCGGCTCGCCGCCGCCTACCCCGACGGCCAGCTCTACGCCGAGCTGCACGGCTTCAGCGATCCGGTGCCGCCCGCCGAAGTGCTGGGCCGGCTGCTGCGCGCACTGGGCGCCGATCCGCCCGAGGGCCTCGCCGAACGCGGCGATCTGTTCCGCAGCCTGGTCGCCCGGCGCCGCATCCTGCTGGTCCTCGACGACGCGGGCAGCGAGGCGCAGATACGGCCGCTGCTGCCGGGCAGCGCGAGCTGTGGCGTGCTGATCACGTCCCGGGCCCGCCTGGCCGGCCTCGGCGGCGAAGACCTCACCCAACTCGACGTCCTGGACGAGGGGTTGGGAATCGAGCTGCTCGCCCGCATCGCCGGCGACGCGCACATCCGGCGGGAACCCGAGGCGGCCCGACGCATCGTCGCCCTGTGCGGCGGGCTGCCGCTGGCCCTGCGTATCGCCGGGGCCCGGCTGGCGACCCGCAGCCACTGGACGCCCAGCGGGCTCGCCGAGCGCCTCGCGGACGAGCGGCGCCGCCTCGACGAACTCACCGTCGGCGACCTGGAGGTACGCAGCGGACTCGGCCTGAGCTACGACGCCCTCGACACCCCCGCCCGTACCGCCCTGCGCCGGCTCGGCCTGCTCGGCGCGTCCGACGTGGCCCCTTGGGTACTGGCCGCGCTCCTCGGCATACCGGAGGCGGAGTGCGGCGAGGACATCGTGGAGCAGCTCATCGACGCCCAGTTGCTGCACTTCACGGGCACCGACCGGGCCGGGCAGCCGCGCTTCGGGCTGCACGACCTGGTGCGGGTGTACGCGGCCGAACGCGCCGAGGCCGAGGACCCGCACACCGAGCGCGCGGCGGCCCTCGGCCGGGCGCTCGGCGGCTGGCTGTGGCTCACCGGCCGGGCCGCCGCCGCGGCGCCTTCCGGAGAGGTGGTGCTTCAGGACCCGCGCACACTGTGGCCGGTCGGCGACCGGGCCGCCGGACCGGCACTGGCCGACCCGGCCAGGTGGTTCGAGTCGGAGTCCGGCGCAATCACCGTCGCCGTCGAACGGGCCGCCGCCATGGATCTGCCCGCGCTGGCCTGCGAGGCCGCAGCCACCCTGTGCTCGTCCGCGTACCTCGTCAGCAACCGTTTCGACGCCTGGTCGCGTACGCACGAGGCCGCGCTGGCCGCCGTACGCCGCGCCGAGGACCGCGCCGGGGAGGCCAGGCTGCTCGTCGGTCTCGGCCATCTCCGGTACGAGCAGGACGACTTCACCGCGTCCGTGGGCCATTTCCGGCAGGCGGCCGTGCTCTGCGCCGGCCTCGGCGACACGCGTGGACACGCAACGGCTCTCGCGGGCCTGGGCGGCGCCTACCGCGAGCAGGGCCGGTTACGGGACTCGGTACGTGAACTCACCCGCGCCATCGACGACTTCAGGCGGCTCGACGACCCGGCGGGGCTCGGCGTCGCCTGCCGGTACGTCGCGCTGGCCCATCTCGAACTCGGCGAGTTCACCGCCGTCACCGACCGCCTCGAAGAGGCCCTGGCCGCGTACCGCCGCCTCGGCAGCCGACGCGGCGAGGCGCTCGCCCTGCGGACGTACGGGATGCTGCACCGGGCACGCGGCGACTATGCGACGGCCGACGAGCTGCTCGGCCGATCCCTCACGCTGCTGCGGGAGTTCGGCGACGACCTGATGAGCGCGTACGCCGCACAGGCGCGGGCGAAGGCCCGCCTGAGGCTGGGCCGGACCGTGGAGGCGGCGGCGGACCTGGCCGGCCTGCTCGACGTGTGCCGGAGGTACGGCGACCGGTACGGCGAGGCGCTGGTGCTCCGCACCATCGGCGAATGCGCCCTCGCCGCAGGCGAGTTGACCGACGCGGACATCCATCTCTCGGCGTCCGCCGCCCTGTGGGGCGCCCTGAGCCTGCCCCTCCCCCGGGCCCGCACCCTGCGCTCCCTCGCGGCCCTGCGGACCGCCCTCGGCGACGAGCGGGAGGCGGCTGCCCTGCGGGCGGAGGCGGGCGGGGTGTTCACCGCGTACGAGGCACGGGAAGCACGGGAGTCCTGGGAGGCGCGAGAACCTGACAGCTCCTGA
- the katG gene encoding catalase/peroxidase HPI — MSENHDAIVTDAKTEGTGGCPVAHTRAPHPTQGGGNRQWWPEQLNLKILAKNPAVSNPLGEEFDYAAAFQTLDLPAVKQDIAAVLTDSKDWWPADFGHYGPFMIRMAWHSAGTYRISDGRGGAGAGQQRFAPLNSWPDNGNLDKARRLLWPVKKKYGQSLSWADLMILAGNVALESMGFETFGFGGGRADVWEPDEDVYWGPEKVWLDDERYTGDRELEEPLGAVQMGLIYVNPEGPNGNPDPLAAARDIRETFRRMAMNDEETVALIAGGHTFGKTHGNGPADAVGPDPEAAPIEQQGFGWKSTHGSGKGGDAITSGLEVTWTSTPTQWSNGFFKNLFEYDYELTHSPAGAQQWVAKDGAGAGTIPDAHDASKSKPPMMLTTDLSLRFDPAYAEISRRFYENPDQFADAFARAWYKLTHRDLGPVVRYLGPEVPSETLLWQDPLPAVTHELVDAADVSALKAQILASGLTVSQLVSTTWAATSSFRGSDKRGGANGARIRLQPQAAWEVNQPDELAQVLRTLEGVQTSFNAAQSGGKQISIADVIVLAGAAGVEKAAKDAGFDIEVPFTPGRVDATQEQTDVESFAALEPTADGFRNYLGKGNRLPAEYLLLDKANLLNLSAPELTVLVGGLRVLGANHQGSSHGVFTDTPGKLTNDFFVNLLELGTEWTATSEDQNTFEGRDESGQVKWTGTRADLVFGSNSELRAVAEVYASDDAKEKFVKDFVKAWVKVSNADRFDLV; from the coding sequence ATGTCTGAGAACCATGACGCGATCGTCACCGACGCGAAAACCGAGGGCACGGGTGGCTGCCCGGTCGCGCACACGCGCGCCCCGCACCCGACCCAGGGCGGCGGCAACCGCCAGTGGTGGCCCGAGCAGCTGAACCTGAAGATCCTCGCGAAGAACCCCGCCGTCTCGAACCCGCTCGGCGAGGAGTTCGACTACGCCGCCGCGTTCCAGACCCTCGACCTCCCTGCCGTCAAGCAGGACATCGCCGCGGTACTGACCGACTCCAAGGACTGGTGGCCGGCCGACTTCGGGCACTACGGCCCGTTCATGATCCGTATGGCCTGGCACAGCGCGGGCACCTACCGCATCAGCGACGGCCGCGGCGGCGCCGGCGCCGGTCAGCAGCGCTTCGCCCCCCTGAACAGCTGGCCGGACAACGGCAACCTCGACAAGGCCCGCCGTCTGCTGTGGCCGGTCAAGAAGAAGTACGGCCAGAGCCTCTCCTGGGCCGACCTCATGATCCTCGCGGGCAACGTGGCCCTGGAGTCGATGGGCTTCGAGACCTTCGGCTTCGGCGGCGGTCGCGCCGACGTGTGGGAGCCCGACGAGGACGTGTACTGGGGTCCCGAGAAGGTATGGCTCGACGACGAGCGCTACACCGGCGACCGTGAGCTGGAGGAGCCCCTCGGCGCCGTCCAGATGGGCCTCATCTACGTCAACCCCGAGGGCCCCAACGGCAACCCGGACCCGCTCGCCGCGGCCCGCGACATCCGCGAGACGTTCCGCCGTATGGCGATGAACGACGAGGAGACCGTCGCCCTCATCGCCGGTGGCCACACCTTCGGCAAGACCCACGGCAACGGCCCGGCGGACGCTGTCGGCCCCGACCCCGAGGCCGCCCCGATCGAGCAGCAGGGCTTCGGCTGGAAGAGCACGCACGGCTCCGGCAAGGGCGGCGACGCGATCACCAGTGGCCTTGAGGTCACCTGGACGAGCACGCCGACCCAGTGGAGCAACGGGTTCTTCAAGAACCTGTTCGAGTACGACTACGAGCTGACCCACAGCCCGGCCGGCGCCCAGCAGTGGGTCGCCAAGGACGGCGCGGGTGCGGGCACCATCCCGGACGCCCACGACGCCTCGAAGTCCAAGCCCCCGATGATGCTGACGACCGACCTCTCGCTCCGGTTCGACCCGGCGTACGCGGAGATCTCCCGTCGCTTCTACGAGAACCCGGACCAGTTCGCGGACGCCTTCGCCCGCGCCTGGTACAAGCTGACCCACCGTGACCTGGGCCCGGTCGTCCGCTACCTCGGCCCCGAGGTCCCGTCCGAGACGCTGCTGTGGCAGGACCCGCTGCCCGCGGTGACGCACGAGCTCGTCGACGCCGCCGATGTCTCCGCCCTCAAGGCGCAGATCCTCGCCTCCGGCCTCACGGTGTCCCAGCTGGTCTCCACCACCTGGGCCGCCACGTCCTCCTTCCGCGGCAGCGACAAGCGCGGCGGCGCCAACGGTGCCCGTATCCGCCTCCAGCCGCAGGCCGCCTGGGAGGTCAACCAGCCCGACGAGCTGGCCCAGGTGCTGCGCACCCTGGAGGGTGTCCAGACGTCCTTCAACGCCGCCCAGTCCGGCGGCAAGCAGATCTCGATCGCCGACGTGATCGTCCTCGCGGGCGCCGCGGGCGTCGAGAAGGCGGCCAAGGACGCCGGCTTCGACATCGAGGTCCCCTTCACCCCGGGCCGCGTGGACGCGACGCAGGAGCAGACGGACGTCGAGTCCTTCGCCGCCCTGGAGCCGACCGCCGACGGGTTCCGCAACTACCTCGGCAAGGGCAACCGCCTTCCCGCCGAGTACCTGCTGCTGGACAAGGCGAACCTGCTCAACCTCAGCGCCCCCGAGCTGACCGTCCTCGTCGGCGGCCTGCGCGTCCTCGGCGCGAACCACCAGGGCTCGTCGCACGGCGTCTTCACCGACACCCCCGGCAAGCTGACGAACGACTTCTTCGTCAACCTGCTGGAGCTGGGCACGGAGTGGACGGCCACGTCCGAGGACCAGAACACTTTCGAGGGCCGCGACGAGTCGGGCCAGGTCAAGTGGACCGGCACCCGTGCCGACCTGGTCTTCGGCTCCAACTCCGAGCTGCGCGCGGTGGCGGAGGTCTACGCGAGCGACGACGCCAAGGAGAAGTTCGTCAAGGACTTCGTCAAGGCGTGGGTCAAGGTGTCGAACGCGGACCGCTTCGACCTCGTCTGA
- a CDS encoding Fur family transcriptional regulator → MSDLLERLRGRGWRMTSQRRVVAEVLDGEHVHYTADEVHARAAQRLPEISRATVYNTLGELVSLGEVIEVATDGRAKRYDPNAHHPHHHLICSNCGTIRDVHPTGDPLADLPAEERFGFTVSQVEVTYRGLCGACA, encoded by the coding sequence ATGAGCGACCTGCTGGAGCGACTGCGTGGACGCGGCTGGCGGATGACTTCCCAGCGGCGTGTCGTTGCGGAGGTCCTCGACGGCGAACACGTCCATTACACAGCTGACGAAGTGCACGCCCGCGCGGCCCAGCGGCTGCCGGAGATCTCCCGTGCGACCGTCTACAACACCCTGGGCGAGCTGGTCTCCCTCGGAGAGGTCATAGAGGTAGCGACGGACGGCCGGGCCAAGCGGTACGACCCGAACGCGCACCACCCCCACCACCACCTGATCTGCTCCAACTGCGGCACGATCAGAGACGTCCACCCCACCGGCGACCCCCTGGCGGACCTCCCCGCGGAGGAACGCTTCGGCTTCACGGTGTCCCAGGTGGAAGTCACCTATCGGGGGCTGTGCGGGGCCTGCGCGTAG
- a CDS encoding XRE family transcriptional regulator, protein MSTVSWEEVKRRMHEQQRAAGIPVRSPEEKQADMDRLLAEVRAYKLAEIRREQELTQREIADSMGVSTPRISAIEHGEIDRTEVATLRSYVRALGGELRVIADFGDSAYTVA, encoded by the coding sequence ATGAGCACCGTCAGCTGGGAGGAAGTCAAGCGCCGGATGCACGAGCAGCAGAGGGCCGCCGGTATCCCTGTGCGGTCCCCCGAGGAGAAGCAGGCCGACATGGACCGCCTCCTCGCCGAGGTGCGGGCCTACAAACTGGCCGAGATCCGCCGCGAGCAGGAACTCACCCAACGCGAGATCGCGGACTCGATGGGTGTCTCCACACCCCGCATCTCGGCGATCGAGCACGGCGAGATCGACCGAACCGAGGTAGCAACCCTGCGCTCCTACGTACGGGCCCTGGGCGGGGAGCTTCGAGTGATCGCCGACTTCGGGGACTCCGCCTACACCGTGGCGTAA
- a CDS encoding type II toxin-antitoxin system RelE/ParE family toxin, giving the protein MNFPGRAQWEVILVAEVAAWFGELITADQSSANQVEDAIDALALLGPALGRPLVDRIKGSQEHHLKELRPGSSGTGEIRVLFAFDPVRHAVLLVAGDKAGNWSGWYDTNIPIAEKRYQQHIAELHTREYE; this is encoded by the coding sequence ATTAATTTTCCGGGCAGGGCTCAATGGGAAGTAATCCTCGTCGCCGAGGTAGCGGCGTGGTTCGGTGAACTGATCACGGCGGATCAAAGCAGCGCGAATCAAGTGGAAGACGCCATCGACGCGTTGGCACTCCTCGGGCCCGCGCTCGGTCGCCCACTCGTCGACCGGATCAAGGGCTCGCAAGAACACCACCTGAAGGAGCTGAGACCCGGATCATCCGGGACCGGCGAGATCCGCGTCCTCTTCGCGTTCGACCCCGTACGCCATGCCGTCCTACTGGTCGCCGGGGACAAGGCCGGAAACTGGAGCGGCTGGTACGACACCAACATCCCGATCGCCGAGAAGCGCTACCAGCAACACATCGCCGAGCTGCACACAAGGGAGTATGAATGA
- a CDS encoding TetR/AcrR family transcriptional regulator, with protein MATENRPLRADARRNRDRLLTVAREAFAAEGLSVSLDEIARRAGVGPGTLYRHFPTKEGLFEAVMRERLDPLLAEARALRDADDPGAALFTVLDRLVTDAVTKADLIDAIAHAGPEVRATVDATSADLHRVIGHLLTRAQSAGTVRADIGIADLMAILSGILLALRHRANAGADPQLALAVLCDGLRARAGH; from the coding sequence ATGGCCACGGAGAACCGGCCCCTGCGCGCCGATGCCCGCCGCAACCGGGACCGGCTGCTGACTGTGGCGAGGGAGGCGTTCGCCGCCGAGGGGCTCTCGGTCTCGCTGGACGAGATCGCGCGCCGGGCGGGCGTGGGGCCGGGCACGCTGTACCGGCACTTCCCCACGAAGGAGGGCCTGTTCGAGGCGGTGATGCGCGAGCGCCTCGACCCGCTCCTCGCCGAGGCCCGCGCCCTGCGCGACGCGGACGACCCGGGTGCGGCCCTGTTCACGGTGCTCGACCGACTGGTGACGGACGCGGTGACGAAGGCGGACCTGATCGACGCGATCGCCCACGCGGGGCCGGAGGTCCGGGCGACGGTCGACGCCACCTCCGCCGACCTGCACCGCGTGATCGGCCACCTGCTGACCCGCGCCCAGTCCGCCGGCACGGTCCGCGCCGACATCGGCATCGCGGACCTGATGGCGATCCTGTCGGGCATCCTGCTGGCCCTGCGCCACCGGGCGAACGCGGGCGCGGACCCTCAACTGGCGCTGGCGGTGCTGTGCGACGGGCTGCGGGCCAGGGCAGGGCACTGA
- a CDS encoding cysteine hydrolase family protein has protein sequence MATPDAPATRTAFLALDYVTYIVDNFSHAPSVAERAAHALTAARTAGLPVFHVVPQGMSERIHPLLAPAEGETVLTKTSFSAFATTDLRELLEAAGVGRLVVAGVATSGTVLSTTRWAVDTGFKVTVCADACDDPDPEVNAVLLDESVAPKSWIGLWRIADVLSADEIPELRP, from the coding sequence GTGGCCACCCCTGACGCCCCCGCCACTCGGACGGCATTCCTCGCCCTCGACTACGTCACCTACATCGTCGACAACTTCAGCCACGCCCCCTCCGTCGCCGAACGCGCCGCACACGCCCTCACCGCCGCCCGTACGGCCGGGCTGCCCGTCTTCCATGTCGTCCCGCAGGGCATGAGCGAGCGGATCCACCCGCTCCTGGCCCCCGCCGAGGGCGAGACCGTGCTGACCAAGACCAGCTTCAGCGCCTTCGCCACCACGGACCTCCGCGAGCTGCTGGAGGCCGCCGGGGTCGGCCGGCTCGTCGTCGCGGGCGTGGCGACCTCCGGGACCGTGCTCTCCACCACCAGGTGGGCGGTCGACACCGGATTCAAGGTCACCGTCTGCGCCGACGCCTGCGACGACCCCGACCCCGAGGTCAACGCCGTACTCCTCGACGAGTCGGTCGCCCCGAAGAGCTGGATCGGGCTGTGGCGCATCGCCGACGTCCTGTCGGCGGACGAGATCCCCGAGCTGCGCCCCTGA
- a CDS encoding thiolase C-terminal domain-containing protein yields MNRKVAIVGVALSDCGRVDDTTPYALHAQAARRALADSGLGREVVDGFASAGLGTLAPAEVAEYLGLRPTWVDSTSVGGSTWEVMAAHAADAIAAGHANAVLLVYGSTARADVKAGRRTGNLSFGARGPLQFEVPYGHTLIAKYAMAARRHMHQYGTTIEQLASVAVQARDNAALNPEAMFRTPITVDEVLDGPMIADPFTKLHCCLRSDGGAAVLLVAEEYVRDCRTRPVWILGTGEHVSHVSMSEWADFTVSPAAVSGRIAFERAGVRPDEMDFAEIYDAFTYMTLVTLEDLGFCGKGEGGEFVDAAKGRLRVAGGELPVNTDGGGLSAQHPGMRGLFLLVEAVRQLRGDGGARQVRTAGGGLPELGVASGTGGWFCSSGTVVLGRG; encoded by the coding sequence GTGAACCGGAAGGTCGCGATCGTCGGGGTCGCCCTCTCGGACTGCGGCCGGGTGGACGACACGACCCCGTACGCACTGCACGCACAGGCCGCCCGGCGCGCGCTGGCGGACTCGGGGCTCGGCCGGGAGGTGGTGGACGGTTTCGCGTCCGCGGGTCTCGGCACGCTGGCCCCCGCCGAGGTGGCCGAGTACCTGGGCCTGCGCCCCACCTGGGTCGATTCCACCTCGGTCGGCGGCTCGACCTGGGAGGTCATGGCGGCGCACGCGGCGGACGCGATAGCGGCGGGCCACGCGAACGCCGTACTCCTGGTCTACGGTTCCACCGCCCGCGCGGACGTCAAGGCGGGCCGCCGGACGGGGAACCTCTCCTTCGGCGCACGCGGCCCGTTGCAGTTCGAGGTCCCGTACGGCCACACCCTGATCGCCAAGTACGCGATGGCCGCCCGCCGCCACATGCACCAGTACGGCACGACGATCGAGCAGTTGGCGTCGGTGGCGGTCCAGGCGAGGGACAACGCGGCACTGAACCCGGAGGCGATGTTCCGTACGCCGATCACCGTCGACGAGGTGCTCGACGGCCCGATGATCGCGGACCCCTTCACCAAACTGCACTGCTGTCTGCGCTCGGACGGGGGCGCGGCGGTGCTGCTGGTGGCCGAGGAGTACGTACGGGACTGCCGTACGCGGCCGGTGTGGATCCTCGGGACCGGCGAGCACGTCTCGCACGTGAGCATGTCGGAGTGGGCCGACTTCACGGTGTCCCCGGCGGCGGTGAGCGGGCGGATCGCCTTCGAGCGGGCGGGAGTTCGGCCGGACGAGATGGACTTCGCGGAGATCTACGACGCGTTCACCTACATGACGCTGGTGACGCTGGAGGATCTCGGCTTCTGCGGGAAGGGCGAGGGCGGCGAGTTCGTGGATGCCGCGAAGGGCCGCCTGAGGGTGGCGGGCGGCGAGCTGCCGGTCAACACGGACGGGGGCGGACTGTCGGCCCAACACCCGGGAATGCGGGGCCTGTTCCTGCTGGTGGAGGCGGTACGGCAGTTGCGCGGGGACGGGGGTGCGCGGCAGGTCCGTACGGCTGGGGGAGGCCTGCCGGAGCTCGGGGTGGCCTCCGGCACCGGGGGCTGGTTCTGCTCGTCGGGGACGGTGGTGCTGGGCCGGGGCTGA